The following are encoded together in the Mammaliicoccus vitulinus genome:
- a CDS encoding GNAT family N-acetyltransferase — MFETKCIKDDANIYKVSQMAAESFKDEKQSMKLAITLEYEAIKRSLEHEKSVLIGAFMQGDCVGFIWAKFDDKDKEVKIYNLLVIESNRKKGIAKKLKQEIEMWAQQMGAYTIVSTVHAHNKNMIHINESMDYEVEKIIMRKKLF, encoded by the coding sequence ATGTTTGAAACGAAATGTATAAAAGATGATGCGAATATTTATAAAGTAAGCCAAATGGCTGCTGAATCTTTTAAAGATGAAAAACAAAGTATGAAACTGGCTATAACGCTAGAATATGAGGCTATCAAGCGTTCACTTGAACATGAGAAAAGTGTATTAATTGGTGCTTTTATGCAAGGTGATTGTGTTGGTTTTATATGGGCTAAATTTGATGATAAGGATAAAGAAGTTAAAATTTATAATCTTCTTGTCATTGAAAGTAATAGAAAGAAAGGTATCGCTAAAAAATTAAAGCAAGAGATAGAAATGTGGGCACAACAAATGGGTGCATATACCATAGTTTCAACTGTCCATGCTCACAATAAAAATATGATTCATATTAATGAATCGATGGACTATGAAGTTGAAAAAATTATTATGCGTAAAAAGTTATTTTAA
- a CDS encoding sulfite exporter TauE/SafE family protein, translating into MTLFIVFLVGIFAGTINIVSAGGSLIVLPLLIFFGLPTTVANASNRVAILVQNVIGLYVFYIKGMRNVKLSLMLSIPAIIGSFIGVHYAINLPDAIFNRMLGIIMLLVLIVMIVPTRWKDASKQTEKLSTFRIVLLIIVFLALGIYGGVVQAAVGFLFIIALNLIIPKLNYAEVQCMKTLVITIYLSLSTFVFIFQGYVNWPFAISLALGSGLGGFIGGRLTVSLPEKKLKIIMFIIIFILAIKLLIDNN; encoded by the coding sequence ATGACATTATTTATTGTATTTTTAGTAGGTATTTTTGCTGGAACGATTAACATTGTTTCGGCTGGTGGATCTTTAATTGTGCTACCATTACTCATATTTTTTGGATTACCTACTACAGTTGCGAACGCTTCGAATAGGGTTGCCATATTAGTTCAAAACGTAATAGGGTTATATGTATTTTACATAAAAGGAATGCGCAATGTGAAGTTAAGTCTTATGTTGAGTATACCTGCTATTATTGGATCTTTTATTGGTGTGCATTATGCAATTAATCTCCCAGATGCTATTTTCAACCGCATGTTAGGTATTATTATGCTTCTCGTTTTAATCGTTATGATTGTTCCAACAAGATGGAAAGATGCTAGTAAACAAACTGAAAAACTATCTACTTTTAGAATAGTTCTTCTAATAATTGTATTTCTAGCGCTAGGTATATACGGTGGTGTAGTTCAAGCTGCTGTAGGTTTTTTATTTATTATCGCTTTAAATTTAATTATACCTAAATTAAATTATGCCGAAGTTCAGTGCATGAAGACTTTGGTAATAACGATTTACTTATCTTTATCCACTTTTGTATTTATTTTTCAAGGTTATGTTAATTGGCCATTTGCAATTAGTTTGGCACTAGGTTCAGGTTTAGGTGGTTTTATTGGCGGTCGTTTGACGGTTTCGTTACCTGAAAAGAAATTAAAAATCATTATGTTTATCATTATATTTATTTTGGCAATTAAATTATTAATCGATAATAATTAG
- a CDS encoding DUF1129 family protein: protein MKKSTRDLIIENNVKRLRLNSHDREVYENYITYVRANLSINEYDSEKMLLNILNHLLSAEKDGMHAMEFFDHNPKQHADNLIKNMPNRTFQNIFKFIGLHILILLGIFSFIRGFTGFFTQIEYTYLYTFLITFITGFTMIFIFIWMIFKVVQIRIYSESNWTTLITNILICGVLVLTILAFYLPGFYLQLGPKIHIFNWAYIIISFILTPLGLYIDHHRKIDQPDTR from the coding sequence ATGAAAAAATCAACACGCGACCTTATAATTGAGAACAATGTAAAACGTTTAAGACTGAATAGTCACGACAGAGAAGTCTACGAAAATTACATAACATACGTACGCGCCAACTTAAGTATTAACGAATATGATTCAGAAAAAATGTTACTAAACATTTTGAACCATTTACTAAGCGCAGAAAAAGATGGCATGCATGCAATGGAGTTCTTTGATCATAACCCAAAACAACATGCAGATAACTTAATCAAAAACATGCCTAACCGCACATTCCAAAATATCTTTAAATTTATAGGATTACATATATTAATATTGTTAGGCATATTTTCATTTATAAGAGGATTTACAGGATTCTTTACCCAAATAGAATACACCTATCTATATACATTTCTCATAACATTTATAACAGGCTTTACGATGATATTTATTTTTATATGGATGATATTCAAAGTAGTACAAATAAGGATATACAGCGAATCTAATTGGACGACACTCATAACAAACATTTTAATATGTGGAGTGCTCGTACTAACGATATTAGCCTTTTATTTACCAGGATTCTATTTACAACTAGGACCTAAAATTCATATATTCAATTGGGCTTATATTATAATTTCATTCATACTCACACCATTAGGACTGTATATAGACCATCATCGAAAAATAGATCAACCCGATACAAGGTAG